The Oenanthe melanoleuca isolate GR-GAL-2019-014 chromosome 1, OMel1.0, whole genome shotgun sequence genome segment TTATGTAGAAGTTCAAGGACATCAAAATATAAATCACTCTGTTTTGCTGGAACAAATAACTGTACTCTTGATAGTAAAGAAAATGTTGCTGACGCACATAATCTCTCTCCACCTTTTTCCCATGGCTTCACTACCATCCGCTCTGTGAACCTGGCAACAGGTAGAAGACAACAGCCAAGCCAAACATCAAACACATCCCTTTCAACTGTTACTCCTTATGCTGATATTgaaacatatttcaaaattatatttagaataagagcaaaggaaaaacatatttttaaaaggatgtcACAAATTTTGAAATTCAACCTACTCATGCATCCAGTCTCTCAGAAAGTGTCTTTTGAGTGACTGGCTGTGACTTTGGGCAATATGTAAATATAGCTACATATTCATAGATCATCATGCTTCAATCGCCCTAACAGAGGtggaggggagagggacagggaacaaacagcagaaaacccCAACGGTGCCTGTGTGTGATGGGCTTATAGAATCAAGCTTCCAGATGTAACCAAAACCAGTTGGATGCCCCTAGAAGTaataaattaaatcactttttttcaGACAAACAGCCTTCCCAAGCAAAATTCACCAATGGCTTGAGAAGTTCATTGCTTGCAAAACTGTTGGCCAGTGCTTAGCATCCATCCATATATCTCAGTAATGAAAACATGAAGTTTATACATCAACTAAAttatcacctttttttttttttgctaaggAGCCCCAAGTACTTGAAGCATGGAAATGTGCAGTCAGTAGGCTCTGTGCTGACAAAACTGTATTTGCTCTATCTAAACTTCATGGCCAAAAGCAAGGTCTATAATTTTCTGGGCATGCCTCTGTTATTTTAGGGTGGACAGAGGTAAACTTTTATGACTGACATGACTGATGGAAAATGCCCCTCATACAGATAGTATATTTTGATAAATCTGACCATTACCcaacagtttatttttcttggagaaaaaaggagatggCTGAAGCCTGGTATGTTGGCAAAAGCATAGTTTAGCAGACAGAAAGATGCTAATATTAGAACTATTTGGTCGGTGCACTTAAATATAAGCAAAGCATTCCCAGTCAAGATCTCAAACTGGAAGGAGAATGTGGTGAAATAGAGTTGGGGTAGGGTAGTACAGGAGAAAAGGAATGGGGTAaaacaggatgatttttttctttcaggatgATGAAATTGTTCTATAGAGATGATTTAAGCAAACATGCTCTGGCAAATCTGTTGCATTACTAAGGATTCTGTCACCCCTTTATTTTGCCTGAAGTTGTTTGGTGGAAAAAGGGTGCATGTGTTGTGCATAACCATCGCAATTCACAGGCCCCTGTATTCCTGAAACCCCacttatttcagaaattaaagcaaACATTGCTACAAAATTCACAGGAAAAGCTAAATCATAATACATGCCAGCCTGTAGGACCAGTGAATTTTAGCTGAAAGGTGGGATGGATGAGTGGTATTAGTGCATTGTTTGTAATTAAATGCCCTATAATAACATTGAAATGGCTGTGAGAATTTTTTGGAAGGGATATAGTGTTGAAAAACAATTCAGAGGGCTTCAGAGAAAACTCTGAATAAGACAGAGCATCTATGTAAACTAGGATCATTCATTTCAGAGTGTTGgtcatgaaataatttattttttaacctgaATTTTACACGTGCCTGAGTCCCACTTCTTGTGTTTGGTACCCCAGTTATgcataaaaaaaacaaaccccaaacataattatggaaaaataatgcTTATTATGAATCAACCGCTGCTAAAAATGAGAAGCTAAATACATGTCAATgcaaatatggaaataaaaactACAAACTGCAACCTTGTATTCTAATCTATCCTAATGTATTTGTCACAGAAATGGTTTGCAAACAAAGCTGTGCTACTACAGCCAGTATATTGAATGTGTATTACCCACGTGGTCAAGAATAAGATGCACGACAGTATCAAGTAGATGAAATAGTATTTATCTTTTTTACATTTCAGACCTAAGAATGCTTGCTCAAGGTCACCAATATATTTCATAAATGTCGGGGGAAAATATCTTCAAATTCCCAAGGGGTTTGCAGACAAAAGTTTGTGTTTGTGCCTAGATCACCCAGTGGCAGGAAACTTTTATTTAGATAACAAACTCCCTTATATCTTTGGTAGCATTGGATACAGGAGGTAGTTTGGCCCGCTACAGTCATAGCTGGAAAATCAACTATTCCTGAGTTTTCATAGGAAGCTGTCCTTTCTTATGCAATAATTACATATAATCTAAGCCTACAGTTACCAGTTCTAGGCGTCTTTCCACATACAGAAATCAAAGCACATTGCCAGGATAGTAAAGATTGTCAGCATCATTTCCTGTGAAGAATCCAACAGGTACAGAGATGTCACGCATACTCTGCCTAAGGTTACATTCTTTTCTTGCTTCCGCGGAGAGGTCGGTGCCTCTGATCTCAAATTACTTCTCTAACTCCGTTGATTTCccctaaaatttaaaatgaagtaACTACTACCTAATGCTAATATTATTTTCCCTTAAGATGATGGGAGATGTTTTCCTTCTCAAGATGCTTTACTGCAGTATACCGGTATTTACGGTGAAGTGGTCCTTTCCAATCACACTGCCCTCCCTCCTGTTACAGCTGTTAATTTCTAAATGAGTTGTTATGGCCCAAACCGCGGGGAATTCCGTGCAGGAGGGACCGAGCTGCAGCATGCGGGAACGGGCACAGCTCGGCCACGGCTGCAGCCGCccccttgtttttttccccttgcttgtttgtactgctgtttttgtatttattttgtggtttttgttgtttgttttgtttcttccctcGTTTTTACTCGCAAACCTGGCTGCTTCAGCTTCAGCGCAGGCCGCCAAAGGAAAGCGTGTCCGACGGCACTCGGGGGGAAACGGGAAAACACGGATGGATGCTGGCGTGACCCCAGCCTCACTTTTCTTCCCGGGCATGTGCAGAGAGGCTTCCCCCGCCGTCCCGAGGGAGGCGGGCGGAGATGCGGCTGCGGTTCGGAACAGGCTGGACGGTGTCGGTGCAGCCTCTTCCCTCCACCCTCGACTTCGGCCGTCGCTGCCCTCCCCACACCGCGACCGCCCTCATGGGGGGGCGAGAGCGCGGCATTGACCGCCCTCATCGGGGGCGAGATCCCGGCTccccgccccgcagcccccTCCAGGGCCCCTGCGCTCCCCCGCCTTCCCCGCGCCCGCCTCACGCAGAAAGCGCGGGCTGGGCAGACCCCCGCCCCTCCTGCCGCGCCCCCCGGCCGGGCCCctccgccgcccccgccgctcccTCGCTGCGGCGGAGGGCAGAGAAAGGCGCTCATTGATCCCGGGCGCGGCCCGCCCGCTGACGAGCGTGCGGCTCCCCTGTAAACAAGCGGCACCTCGCACCCCCGCCGTTCCCCGCCCCGCGGAGCCCGCGGTGAAGGAGCGGGCGGCGGGGGGCTCTGGGGCCGCTCGGCCCCCGTCGCCGCTTGTTCCGTAATCACGGCGATGCCCCAGCGGGGCCGGGTCGTTTCCAGAGGAAATGCGGACGCTGCCCCCATTCCGCACTGGAGCGGAGCGGCCGGATGAATTAGCGCCGTTTAATGGGCACGGACAGCAGCGGCAGCCCctgcggggcgggggcggcgtGGGCGCAGCGGTGACACAGCGCGCGGAGGAGCGCGCGGAGCCGCCGCGCGCGTGCGGGCAGGGCTGACGCACTCGCGCGTGTGTGCGGGGGCGCGCGGGGGGCGCCCGGCGCTCGCGCACGGCCGGAAGCTCCGCCCGGCGGCTCCGCAGCACCTGATATGGCCCGGGCGAGCTCCGCCGgcgccccgccgagccccgaGGGACGGCGAGGGGCAGCACCGGGGCCCGCCGGGTCTCCCCGCCGTGCCCGCGCCCCCGGCACGTTCCGCGCTGTGTGAGCGCAGGGCAGCGCCGGGCTGCGCTGCGCCCGAGGGGGGCCGGAGGCTGTGGGCGGGAAGGCGGAGGGGCGGGAAGGGGGTGGGGGGCGAGGCTCCGCCGTCCAACGGCGTCGCGCCGCCTCGCCGCCGAgagcccgccccgccggcccaTTGAGGGCCGCGGCCGTCCTTCGCGCGGCCCGGCGGCCAATGCGGGGCGgtgccggcggcggcgggcccgCCCCGTCTCGGTGTGTGAGCGCCTCGGTGAGGCGGCGGTCACGTGTTGTTTTGCTCTTTAGTTGGGGCACTCGGTGCGCGATGTGTTACTTACGGCGAAACTCCCGCCGGcgccggcagcagcagcggcggtCGGGGAACCTCAGCAGCGTCGCCGGTACTCGAGCCGGGGAGGACGCCGGGCGGCCGCCGGCAGCACCCGCTGCCTAGGGGTGACAGCGGAGGATCCTGCTGCGGCTCCGAGCACCGCGCTCTTCTGCGAAGGAATAACTTTATTTTACCTGCTTCCCTTCatcctcccttttttcttccattttttttttatttttttcctcccccgCGGCGCTCGGGCACCGGATCCGCTCAGCGTCGGCGACAGCAGCCGGAGGAGCCGGGCGGCGTTCCCGCCGCGGGGCTGGGGATGGCGAGCCccgctgtgctggggctgctgcccccCCTGAgctccccgcccggccccaacctgaacaacaacaacaacaacaaccaggGCGTCAGGAAGTGCGGGTACCTGCGCAAGCAGAAGCACGGCCACAAGCGCTTCTTCGTGCTGCGcggcccgggcggcggcggggaggaGGCGGGGGGCGCCCGGCTGGAGTACTACGAGAGCGAGAAGAAATGGAGGAACAAGTCCGGGGCGCCCAAACGGGTGATCGCCCTGGACTCCTGCCTCAACATCAACAAGCGGGCGGACGCCAAGCACAAGTACCTCATCGCCCTCTACACCAAGGACGAGTACTTCGCTGTGGCGGCCGAGAAcgagcaggagcaggaaggctgGTACAGGGCTCTCACCGACCTGCTCAACGAGGGCAAGGCGGCCTGCCAGGGGTCCCCCTACCGCCACCTCGCCTCCCCCTTCTCCGCCTCCTgcggcgcggccgccgcctcGCTGGCCGCCGCCGGCGAAGACCTTAACTACGGGCTAATCGCGCCGGCCACCGCTGCCTACCGGGAGGTCTGGCAGGTGACGCTGAAGCCCAAGGGCTTGGGGCAGAGTAAAAACCTCACCGGCGTCCACCGGCTCTGCCTCTCGGCCCGCACGATTGGGTTCGTGCGCCTCAACTGCGAGCTGCCCTCGGTCACGCTGCAGCTGATGAACATCCGCCGCTGCGGCCACTCCGACAGCTTCTTCTTCATCGAGGTGGGGCGCTCCGCCGCCACCGGCCCCGGCGAGCTCTGGATGCAAGCGGACGACTCGGTGGTGGCCCAGAACATTCACGAGACCATCCTGGAGGCCATGAAGGCGCTGAAGGAGCTGTCCGAGTTCCGGCCCCGCAGCAAGAGCcagtcctcctcctcctcttcctccgGGGGGGCCGGCGGGCCCGGCGGCAGCGGTGCCTCCGCCACCCACCCCATCACCGTGCCCGGTCGCCGGCACCATCACCTGGTCAACCTGCCTCCCAGCCAGACCGGCCTGCTCCGCCGTTCCCGCACCGACAGCCTGGCCGCCGGCGCCGGCAGCAAGTGCACGCCGTGCCGGGTGAGAACGGCCAGCGAGGGCGACGGCTGCCGGGTGGGCTCTGCGGCCGGCAGCCCCATGAGCCCGGGCCCCGTGCGGACCCCCCTGAGCCGCTCGCACACGctcagcggcggcggcgggcggcagGCGGGGAAGCTGCTCCCGGTGCtggccggcggcggcgggctCCAGAGCAGCCGTTCCATGTCCATGCCCGCCTCCCACTCGCCCCCCTCCGCCACCAGCCCCATCAGCCTCTCGTCCAGCAGCGGCCTCGGCTCCGAGCCTGCCCACCCGCATCACCCGCAGCGCCCGTCCAGCGGCAGCGCCTCCGTGTCCGGCTCCCCCAGCGACGCCGGCTTTATGTCTTTCGACGAGTACGGCTCCAGCCCAGGCGGCGACCTCCggcccttctcctcctcctccactgcCAGCAACCGCAGCAACACCCCCGAGTCGGTGGCGGAAACTCCCCCAGTGCGGGACCCGGGGGGCGGCACCGATCTCTACGGATACATGGCGATGGAGCGGCCCCCGAGTGGCCGCCTCTGCTACCGGCCCTGCCCCGACGCTGGCAGCGACAGGTGCCATCGGAAGCGGACCTACTCCCTGACCACGCCGTGTCGGCAGCGGCCCGCCGCGCCGCAGGTTTCCTCCGCCTCCCTCGACGAGTACACGCTGATGCGCGCCACCTTCGCCGGCAGCGCCGGCCgcctcttctcctcctgccaAGCCGGGGCTTCCCCCAAAGTGACCTACACCCCCTACCCCGAGGACTACGGGGACATCGAGATCGGCTCTCACCGCAGCtccggcagcagcagcaccaatcTGGGCCCGCCGGCAgtggggggaggagggggagatgATGACGGCTACATGCCCATGACCCCCGGTGTGGCTGCGTCCTTAGGGCAGGGAAGCCGGGGCAGCGATGATTACATGCCCATGAGCCCCACGAGCGTGTCTGCCCCCAAGCAGATCCTGCAGCCCCGGCCAGGGGTGGGTAGCGGGTCCCCGGGAAATGGGAGCAGCTACAAGACCAGCTCGCCTGGGGAGAGCTCCCCTGACGATAGCGGGTACATGCGGATGTGGTGCGGCTCCAAGTTGTCTGTGGAGAGCTCAGATGGAAGGCTGAGTAACGGCGACTATATCAATATGTCCCCTCGGGACCCCCAGAATGGTCCCCAAGCTCCTTCCCTCACCCCCCCAGACTTCTTTTTTGCCCCTTCAGGGCATGGGTCCAGTGAGcccccaaagcccagctgctATTCCTACAGCTCCTTACCCCGCTCATACAAGAGCCAGGGCTTGGCAAAGGACAGCGACCAGTACGTGTTCATGAACTCCCCGGGGAGGATGATCCCGGAGGAGGCGGTGTGTGGAGCCAGCCAGTTGCCTGCAGGCACCTTCGCCCCCTCCAGCCACTCGGTGCCTTCGCCCCTGCGGCACAGCCGGACCGAGAGCTTCCTCAGCCAGCGGTGCCAGCGGGTGGCCCGGCCCAGCCGCCTCTCCTTGGAGACCCTGCGGACGGTGCTGCCCAGCATGAACGAGCACCCTCTGCCGCCAGAGCCCAAGAGCCCCGGCGAATACATCAACATTGACTTCGGGGATGCTGCCGTCTACTCTCCCCCGTCGCTGCCTGCTGACAGCCCAGcctcctccctgggctcaggcACGGGGCAGAGGCGCTCCCCTCTCTCTGACTACATGAACATCGACTTCGGGTCACAGTCACCCTCCCAGTCGGGCACGGTCTCAGTTGGCTCCTTGGAAGCTCTCTCTCCAGGTTCttcctccagcaccagccagccCAATGGGCGCTACCTGAAGGCGGCTGTGGAGGTGGCTTGTTCGTCCAGCCCGTCGGATGGTGCCGATTACACCGAGATGACCTTTGGCATGGCCACTACCCCACCTCAACCCATCGTTCAGAAACCAGAAAGTGCC includes the following:
- the IRS2 gene encoding insulin receptor substrate 2 isoform X3, whose product is MASPAVLGLLPPLSSPPGPNLNNNNNNNQGVRKCGYLRKQKHGHKRFFVLRGPGGGGEEAGGARLEYYESEKKWRNKSGAPKRVIALDSCLNINKRADAKHKYLIALYTKDEYFAVAAENEQEQEGWYRALTDLLNEGKAACQGSPYRHLASPFSASCGAAAASLAAAGEDLNYGLIAPATAAYREVWQVTLKPKGLGQSKNLTGVHRLCLSARTIGFVRLNCELPSVTLQLMNIRRCGHSDSFFFIEVGRSAATGPGELWMQADDSVVAQNIHETILEAMKALKELSEFRPRSKSQSSSSSSSGGAGGPGGSGASATHPITVPGRRHHHLVNLPPSQTGLLRRSRTDSLAAGAGSKCTPCRVRTASEGDGCRVGSAAGSPMSPGPVRTPLSRSHTLSGGGGRQAGKLLPVLAGGGGLQSSRSMSMPASHSPPSATSPISLSSSSGLGSEPAHPHHPQRPSSGSASVSGSPSDAGFMSFDEYGSSPGGDLRPFSSSSTASNRSNTPESVAETPPVRDPGGGTDLYGYMAMERPPSGRLCYRPCPDAGSDRCHRKRTYSLTTPCRQRPAAPQVSSASLDEYTLMRATFAGSAGRLFSSCQAGASPKVTYTPYPEDYGDIEIGSHRSSGSSSTNLGPPAVGGGGGDDDGYMPMTPGVAASLGQGSRGSDDYMPMSPTSVSAPKQILQPRPGVGSGSPGNGSSYKTSSPGESSPDDSGYMRMWCGSKLSVESSDGRLSNGDYINMSPRDPQNGPQAPSLTPPDFFFAPSGHGSSEPPKPSCYSYSSLPRSYKSQGLAKDSDQYVFMNSPGRMIPEEAVCGASQLPAGTFAPSSHSVPSPLRHSRTESFLSQRCQRVARPSRLSLETLRTVLPSMNEHPLPPEPKSPGEYINIDFGDAAVYSPPSLPADSPASSLGSGTGQRRSPLSDYMNIDFGSQSPSQSGTVSVGSLEALSPGSSSSTSQPNGRYLKAAVEVACSSSPSDGADYTEMTFGMATTPPQPIVQKPESARVTSPTSGVKRLTLSGVEAFILSSPPPDPNRGAKVIRADPQGRRRHSSETFSSTTTVTPVSPSFAHNPKRHNSASVENVSLRKSEGLEEEQGSSPMCRETSAGFQNGLNYIAIDVVDGSLANCDKSRLKARHLLNGGINGVEMSTYASIDFLSHNLKEASAVKE
- the IRS2 gene encoding insulin receptor substrate 2 isoform X2, whose amino-acid sequence is MASPAVLGLLPPLSSPPGPNLNNNNNNNQGVRKCGYLRKQKHGHKRFFVLRGPGGGGEEAGGARLEYYESEKKWRNKSGAPKRVIALDSCLNINKRADAKHKYLIALYTKDEYFAVAAENEQEQEGWYRALTDLLNEGKAACQGSPYRHLASPFSASCGAAAASLAAAGEDLNYGLIAPATAAYREVWQVTLKPKGLGQSKNLTGVHRLCLSARTIGFVRLNCELPSVTLQLMNIRRCGHSDSFFFIEVGRSAATGPGELWMQADDSVVAQNIHETILEAMKALKELSEFRPRSKSQSSSSSSSGGAGGPGGSGASATHPITVPGRRHHHLVNLPPSQTGLLRRSRTDSLAAGAGSKCTPCRVRTASEGDGCRVGSAAGSPMSPGPVRTPLSRSHTLSGGGGRQAGKLLPVLAGGGGLQSSRSMSMPASHSPPSATSPISLSSSSGLGSEPAHPHHPQRPSSGSASVSGSPSDAGFMSFDEYGSSPGGDLRPFSSSSTASNRSNTPESVAETPPVRDPGGGTDLYGYMAMERPPSGRLCYRPCPDAGSDRCHRKRTYSLTTPCRQRPAAPQVSSASLDEYTLMRATFAGSAGRLFSSCQAGASPKVTYTPYPEDYGDIEIGSHRSSGSSSTNLGPPAVGGGGGDDDGYMPMTPGVAASLGQGSRGSDDYMPMSPTSVSAPKQILQPRPGVGSGSPGNGSSYKTSSPGESSPDDSGYMRMWCGSKLSVESSDGRLSNGDYINMSPRDPQNGPQAPSLTPPDFFFAPSGHGSSEPPKPSCYSYSSLPRSYKSQGLAKDSDQYVFMNSPGRMIPEEAVCGASQLPAGTFAPSSHSVPSPLRHSRTESFLSQRCQRVARPSRLSLETLRTVLPSMNEHPLPPEPKSPGEYINIDFGDAAVYSPPSLPADSPASSLGSGTGQRRSPLSDYMNIDFGSQSPSQSGTVSVGSLEALSPGSSSSTSQPNGRYLKAAVEVACSSSPSDGADYTEMTFGMATTPPQPIVQKPESARVTSPTSGVKRLTLSGVEAFILSSPPPDPNRGAKVIRADPQGRRRHSSETFSSTTTVTPVSPSFAHNPKRHNSASVENVSLRKSEGLEEEQGSSPMCRETSAGFQNGLNYIAIDVVDGSLANCDKSRLKARHLLNGGINGVEMSTYASIDFLSHNLKEASAVKGEN
- the IRS2 gene encoding insulin receptor substrate 2 isoform X1 codes for the protein MASPAVLGLLPPLSSPPGPNLNNNNNNNQGVRKCGYLRKQKHGHKRFFVLRGPGGGGEEAGGARLEYYESEKKWRNKSGAPKRVIALDSCLNINKRADAKHKYLIALYTKDEYFAVAAENEQEQEGWYRALTDLLNEGKAACQGSPYRHLASPFSASCGAAAASLAAAGEDLNYGLIAPATAAYREVWQVTLKPKGLGQSKNLTGVHRLCLSARTIGFVRLNCELPSVTLQLMNIRRCGHSDSFFFIEVGRSAATGPGELWMQADDSVVAQNIHETILEAMKALKELSEFRPRSKSQSSSSSSSGGAGGPGGSGASATHPITVPGRRHHHLVNLPPSQTGLLRRSRTDSLAAGAGSKCTPCRVRTASEGDGCRVGSAAGSPMSPGPVRTPLSRSHTLSGGGGRQAGKLLPVLAGGGGLQSSRSMSMPASHSPPSATSPISLSSSSGLGSEPAHPHHPQRPSSGSASVSGSPSDAGFMSFDEYGSSPGGDLRPFSSSSTASNRSNTPESVAETPPVRDPGGGTDLYGYMAMERPPSGRLCYRPCPDAGSDRCHRKRTYSLTTPCRQRPAAPQVSSASLDEYTLMRATFAGSAGRLFSSCQAGASPKVTYTPYPEDYGDIEIGSHRSSGSSSTNLGPPAVGGGGGDDDGYMPMTPGVAASLGQGSRGSDDYMPMSPTSVSAPKQILQPRPGVGSGSPGNGSSYKTSSPGESSPDDSGYMRMWCGSKLSVESSDGRLSNGDYINMSPRDPQNGPQAPSLTPPDFFFAPSGHGSSEPPKPSCYSYSSLPRSYKSQGLAKDSDQYVFMNSPGRMIPEEAVCGASQLPAGTFAPSSHSVPSPLRHSRTESFLSQRCQRVARPSRLSLETLRTVLPSMNEHPLPPEPKSPGEYINIDFGDAAVYSPPSLPADSPASSLGSGTGQRRSPLSDYMNIDFGSQSPSQSGTVSVGSLEALSPGSSSSTSQPNGRYLKAAVEVACSSSPSDGADYTEMTFGMATTPPQPIVQKPESARVTSPTSGVKRLTLSGVEAFILSSPPPDPNRGAKVIRADPQGRRRHSSETFSSTTTVTPVSPSFAHNPKRHNSASVENVSLRKSEGLEEEQGSSPMCRETSAGFQNGLNYIAIDVVDGSLANCDKSRLKARHLLNGGINGVEMSTYASIDFLSHNLKEASAVKGSTGRWKR